The following coding sequences lie in one Spinacia oleracea cultivar Varoflay chromosome 1, BTI_SOV_V1, whole genome shotgun sequence genomic window:
- the LOC110803325 gene encoding trans-Golgi network-localized SYP41-interacting protein 1 isoform X2, translating to MDKKPNRTDLLTAGRKKLQQYRQKKDNKGKDGKGKDGKTSNRSTSKADKPEENDAGANLVSSANTMKAESSQVPAVEIESSENSLDFSVDTHKPLDNSEGVSADSQNNGDPTGLDSVSAEKALNHELDCTTPNEEREVEIKAREVEGSETSGSTEFNTVHVDVLAPSPESAPDAESIAEMVAADSVEVKSLLEGDQVSVDADSFDPTHSDRSVELELGRDEMPPVSNANSEKLIALHPEVEFGVSAAAISGFVGDHETVEVSIPAETIPAVPKTASLTELNRQGEDVTNRSFDENSFYLQSVTESRYFEREGNHAHFNQIAVEGYDETNLLEGSGVVDVKSHKDVESNLGDSMENRSMGSGVQSNPLYLVQLAEVLKRLPEGDFRYLIKSREITDQGNFSVPRNGMVALSETIQEQLYLANISKDFFYLQLLEQNDSKTDYNLDEVPALTALLTNVQECNKNLSVELAQCRSELEVAISEKLNFQNMYHYAKEESAESSAKVDELEIKLDDSVTHISSLSADLANSKVLLEASQSEHEKLLKSLESVSEQRKKFEEAMQHYSHENQKLSVDMADSSAQLDTLKQEITNLKVILASVTDERKKFEEEKVLLSHEKEMLLGDLADCRRVILTLQQENSGLNTSLAVLIEESKELKDHEEFLVQEFGRISTELVYYQDKMSMQYQEHVQLEAELREAMSRLEQISEENIVLRSSLEIHKARIAEIDSSQIQLSSVGTGSRTDIQIADTGDSVENFATEDTEAGLPSVSPAAGNGSDATSLSELQSGFSEGTLTLKRYLEEAEKLMQKLEKEVDGMHSHSVSLSRLSGKNTAPGVSKLIQAFETKANSDDHEPEERLSTESVGLLDPYFAAKEQISCLGDVFQALAQNVENVDALIMDESSRCKAAIVACGELEVEVESLKGISCNLEARNIELEVICGVMNQHAHDTEAKKTQLEDLCEVLNRQYADSQLQNIELHRKLTDTQSRITGLQDQLKELRKSSVEVASMILNEFEALQREMREHIYSVEREWNSSFAELVPMVQKLDTVVKSVATYPFPSEVSHDMNIFGRFSVSVTAACEVIQDWKSRLEAHDELSSSYTEVEEKLCVVNEERSFAIGLLQKISADMVNLLNVTVEHFKDSTTCFEENNQQNPLDGSYYEALIAKLCSLLGNILQLKESNNKLSSDLLKKAHDIEELNKRCLDTDTLLKLILDVKEILKVHDTEVNLDEAPVLNLQSLVLLLVQKFKELEEHASSSVNEVNSRVMELDELRGNVELLNSLKIQLENENLVLRASLIQAKDGFDVMQAELLHKVKELEQSEQRVSSVREKLSIAVAKGKGLVVQRDSLKQSLAEMSSELDKCSQELQLKDSRLLEVEEKLKDYSEAGERMEALESELTYIRNSATALRESFFLKDSSLQRIEEILEDLELPDHFHSKDILEKVDWLAKTVAGNSLPPDWDQRSSVGGGSFSDAGFVVTDGGKDDVQPASNLDDDPRRKYEELQTKFYELAEQNDMLEQSLMERNILVQRWEEILDRINTPTQIRSMEPEERIHWLGTAVSEADHHMRSLQQKIENLEDYSESLSNDLEKSQRKIYEVEAVLHEKESALSEADVHTNSLQQKIDNFESYCGSLSTDLKESRRRISELESSLHTVIQDKETLSSSLVTLTSDRDIALHTVEQYELELDSLRKEVVVLQGNLAKNLRNEDQLNQIESDLKRLQSLILDVLQDFETEDESSGVSNIQVLEKMIIKLVNRDREVDAEGQDLKAGVQERTLEHAAKSLMVTDMENEDLYGNDVMDKDDLKSRSGVHEGKNVADLSRELSEALDEIVMLREERDLYLQKNQSTVTELEQLDRRQKELQELLNQEEQKSASLREKLNLAVRKGKSLVQQRDGLKQNIEEMSTEINRLKSMMNGHESSLVESGQKIRDLCLQIEAYKAFEAENLSLKNRLIEVEQQLQQNSHTLSILLSRLGEINTGEGTNAHDPLQKLEGIVNMLSDLQHSAASFELEAKKSKKSAELLLAELNEVQERNDGLQEELEIAQNEISKLSKEKDLVNSAKIEALSHVSKLSGERENQLAELERLKSSVHEVKKVFFDISTVSEDMFAKDLELLHDVKAHMESRLEIGSDPVSAKDHGGLGSVNSRFKDFWSRTSWGNKIPDPIDESADVEVCKVIEQHLQQLKETITDFKERIHSHSMSLRTEAEWLSTAVGTMRNEVASQRSSLESIKDDNIHLESVGKEKDIEGVVLRRSISLLYETCISSILEIENKKAQLVGKNICVEDLRINLPALPTADGMNFSGVVLSSSEESVKSLADKLLVAVRDFVDIGIKGVEGQSKEMKTTISDLQQELQEKDIQRERICRELVSQIKEAESTAANCSRDLQSMTNYTHDLENKLKALGRDRTLLEQRVAELQEECLNSAELGEKVKSLSAVVDAKEQEIEALMQALEEEENQMESVRSEIEELEKTVRQKNIDLENVEASRAKALKKLSVTVSKFDELHHMSEGLLSEIENLQTQLQDRDAEISFLRQEVTRCTNDVLEATKMEKERFSGELNDFLTWLDTNFSCVLKRDAHAVDGNVSHHPEYKEQVQRDITSIISELEDLRLAAQSKDTLLQAERNKMEELLHRKEAIEASLHEKELYINSLQGVGVSGLGTSEIVEVEPVLNKWTPPVPSSQVRSLRKVNNDQVSIAIDTDAGSSGRIEDEEDDKVHGFKSLTTSRFVPRFTRPVSDMIDGLWVSCDRALMRQPAFRLGIMIYWAVLHAFLASFIV from the exons ATGGACAAGAAGCCGAACCGGACCGATCTTCTTACTGCTGGCCGCAAAAAG CTTCAACAATATCGTCAGAAAAAGGATAATAAAGGGAAGGATGGGAAAGGAAAAGATGGAAAAACCAGTAACAGGTCAACCAGTAAAGCTGATAAACCTGAAGAAAATGATGCTGGTGCGAATTTGGTTTCTTCCGCTAATACGATGAAAGCAGAGTCATCGCAAGTTCCTGCAGTGGAAATCGAATCATCAGAAAATTCTTTGGATTTTTCAGTTGATACTCATAAGCCTTTGGATAATTCAGAGGGTGTATCTGCTGATTCTCAGAATAATGGGGACCCAACAGGCTTGGATTCTGTGTCAGCAGAGAAGGCATTGAATCATGAACTTGACTGTACTACTCCCAATGAAGAAAGAGAGGTTGAGATAAAGGCTCGTGAAGTTGAAGGGTCTGAGACATCAGGGTCTACTGAATTCAACACAGTCCATGTTGATGTTTTGGCTCCCAGTCCTGAATCTGCCCCTGATGCAGAATCTATTGCTGAAATGGTTGCTGCTGATTCTGTTGAAGTGAAGAGTCTGCTCGAGGGAGATCAGGTATCAGTT GATGCTGACAGTTTTGATCCGACGCATTCTGATAGAAGTGTTGAGCTGGAGCTGGGAAGAGATGAAATGCCTCCAGTATCAAATGCCAACAGCGAAAAATTGATCGCTCTGCATCCTGAGGTGGAGTTTGGTGTTTCTGCTGCTGCAATCAGTGGGTTCGTAGGTGATCATGAAACTGTTGAGGTTTCTATTCCCGCTGAGACAATCCCTGCGGTTCCCAAAACAGCAAGTTTGACGGAACTGAATCGGCAAGGAGAAGATGTGACGAACAGGTCATTTGatgaaaattcattttatttgcaATCTGTGACTGAATCAAGATATTTTGAAAGAGAGGGAAATCATGCTCATTTTAATCAGATAGCTGTTGAAGGGTATGATGAGACTAATTTACTGGAAGGGTCTGGTGTAGTGGATGTTAAAAGTCACAAAGATGTTGAGAGCAATCTTGGAGACTCTATGGAGAACCGATCTATGGGCTCTGGTGTACAAAGCAACCCCTTGTACCTGGTTCAGCTGGCTGAGGTGCTGAAGAGGCTCCCCGAAGGTGATTTTAGGTACTTGATCAAGTCAAGAGAAATAACAGATCAGGGCAACTTTTCTGTGCCCAGGAATGGGATGGTTGCTCTTTCTGAGACAATACAGGAGCAGCTTTATCTAGCAAACATTTCAAAAGACTTTTTTTACTTGCAACTTCTTGAGCAAAATGATTCCAAAACTGATTATAATCTTGATGAAGTACCTGCTCTTACTGCATTGCTTACAAATGTTCAAGAATGTAATAAAAACCTTAGTGTAGAGCTTGCTCAGTGTAGATCTGAACTGGAGGTTGCTATCAGTGAGAAGCTGAATTTTCAGAACATGTATCATTATGCCAAGGAAGAAAGTGCGGAATCTTCTGCCAAAGTTGATGAGCTGGAGATCAAATTGGACGACTCTGTCACGCACATCTCCAGTCTTTCTGCAGATTTGGCAAACTCTAAGGTTTTATTGGAAGCTTCACAGTCGGAGCAtgaaaagctattgaaaagtttAGAATCTGTGTCCGAGCAGCGGAAAAAATTTGAGGAGGCAATGCAACATTATTCtcatgaaaatcaaaaactTTCAGTGGATATGGCTGATAGTAGTGCTCAATTGGACACATTGAAGCAGGAAATTACCAACTTGAAAGTCATTCTTGCTTCTGTTACTGATGAGAGGAAGAAGTTTGAGGAGGAAAAGGTGCTTCTTTCTCATGAAAAGGAGATGCTTTTAGGAGATTTGGCAGATTGCAGGAGAGTGATTCTGACTTTACAGCAAGAAAATTCTGGTTTGAATACAAGCCTTGCAGTCTTGATTGAAGAGAGCAAGGAACTGAAGGACCACGAGGAGTTTCTTGTCCAGGAGTTTGGGAGAATTTCTACTGAACTTGTTTATTACCAAGATAAGATGTCAATGCAATATCAGGAGCATGTCCAGCTTGAGGCTGAACTGAGAGAAGCAATGTCACGTCTTGAACAAATATCTGAGGAAAATATCGTTCTCCGCAGCAGCTTGGAAATTCATAAAGCTAGAATAGCTGAGATTGATAGCAGTCAAATTCAGCTTTCTTCTGTAGGGACTGGATCCAGGACTGATATTCAAATAGCTGATACTGGTGATTCTGTGGAAAATTTTGCAACAGAAGACACTGAAGCTGGATTACCGTCAGTTTCTCCTGCAGCTGGAAATGGCTCTGATGCCACATCCCTTAGTGAGCTGCAATCTGGTTTCAGTGAGGGCACTTTAACACTAAAGCGATATCTGGAGGAGGCTGAGAAATTGATGCAAAAACTTGAAAAGGAAGTTGACGGCATGCATTCCCACTCAGTATCTCTTAGTCGGTTATCTGGTAAAAATACAGCTCCAGGAGTATCGAAACTGATTCAAGCTTTTGAGACCAAAGCTAATAGTGACGACCACGAACCTGAGGAAAGGCTCTCAACTGAAAGTGTGGGGCTTCTTGATCCTTATTTTGCTGCAAAGGAGCAAATAAGTTGTTTGGGAGATGTATTTCAGGCCCTGGCTCAGAATGTTGAAAATGTGGATGCTCTGATCATGGATGAAAGTAGTAGATGTAAAGCTGCTATCGTCGCCTGTGGGGAGCTTGAGGTTGAAGTTGAATCTCTAAAGGGCATCAGTTGTAATCTTGAAGCAAGAAACATTGAGCTGGAAGTAATTTGCGGAGTTATGAATCAACATGCACATGATACTGAAGCAAAGAAAACCCAGCTTGAAGATTTATGTGAAGTCCTAAATAGACAATATGCAGATTCACAGTTGCAGAATATTGAACTTCATAGGAAATTGACTGACACTCAATCTAGAATTACTGGATTGCAGGATCAGCTGAAGGAGTTACGAAAAAGCTCGGTTGAGGTGGCCTCTATGATTCTTAATGAATTCGAAGCTTTGCAAAGGGAAATGAGAGAGCATATATATTCAGTAGAGAGGGAATGGAATTCTTCTTTTGCTGAGTTAGTTCCGATGGTTCAGAAGCTTGATACAGTTGTTAAATCTGTCGCTACGTACCCTTTTCCATCTGAGGTGAGCCATGATATGAATATATTTGGCCGCTTTTCTGTCTCCGTAACTGCTGCCTGTGAAGTGATTCAAGATTGGAAGTCAAGGCTAGAAGCTCATGATGAACTTTCTAGCTCATATACGGAAGTAGAGGAAAAGCTGTGTGTTGTTAATGAAGAACGCAGTTTTGCTATTGGTCTTTTGCAGAAAATTTCTGCTGATATGGTTAATTTGCTGAATGTCACTGTTGAACACTTCAAAGATAGTACAACTTGTTTTGAAGAGAACAACCAACAGAATCCATTGGATGGTAGTTATTATGAGGCTCTTATAGCTAAACTATGTAGTTTGCTTGGTAATATACTGCAGCTTAAGGAGTCAAACAACAAATTATCCTCCGACTTGTTGAAGAAAGCACATGACATCGAGGAACTGAACAAAAGGTGTCTGGACACTGATACATTATTAAAGCTCATTTTGGATGTCAAAGAAATTCTGAAGGTTCATGATACAGAGGTGAATTTAGATGAAGCACCCGTTTTAAATCTACAGTCTttagtgttgttgcttgttcaGAAATTCAAGGAGCTAGAAGAGCATGCCAGCTCATCAGTAAATGAAGTTAACTCTAGGGTGATGGAGCTTGATGAGTTGCGGGGCAATGTGGAGTTGTTGAACTCTTTGAAAATTCAGCTGGAGAATGAAAACCTTGTTCTCAGGGCAAGCTTGATCCAGGCAAAGGATGGCTTTGATGTTATGCAGGCTGAGTTACTGCACAAAGTGAAGGAGCTTGAGCAGTCAGAGCAGCGGGTTTCTTCTGTAAGAGAAAAGCTTAGTATCGCTGTTGCAAAAGGAAAAGGCTTGGTTGTGCAGCGTGACAGTCTTAAGCAATCTTTGGCAGAGATGTCAAGTGAACTTGATAAATGCTCACAGGAGTTGCAGTTGAAAGACTCTAGGCTTCTTGAGGTTGAAGAGAAATTGAAGGACTATTCAGAGGCTGGTGAACGCATGGAAGCTCTAGAATCTGAGCTGACATATATCCGTAACTCCGCAACGGCACTGAGAGAGTCGTTTTTTCTGAAAGATTCTTCCCTTCAGAGGATCGAGGAGATTTTGGAAGATCTGGAGCTGCCAGATCATTTTCACTCTAAAGACATCTTAGAGAAAGTTGATTGGCTAGCCAAAACAGTTGCAGGCAATTCTCTGCCGCCAGATTGGGACCAGAGGAGTTCTGTTGGAGGAGGGTCATTCTCAGATGCTGGCTTTGTTGTTACAGATGGAGGCAAGGATGATGTGCAACCTGCTTCAAATTTGGACGATGATCCAAGAAGAAAATATGAAGAGCTGCAGACAAAATTTTATGAATTGGCTGAACAAAATGACATGCTGGAGCAATCATTGATGGAAAGGAATATTTTGGTGCAGAGATGGGAGGAGATTTTGGATAGAATAAATACACCCACTCAGATACGATCTATGGAGCCTGAAGAAAGGATTCATTGGTTAGGAACTGCCGTGTCAGAGGCCGACCACCACATGAGGTCTCTTCAGCAGAAAATTGAGAACCTTGAGGATTATTCTGAATCACTGTCAAATGATCTAGAAAAATCACAGAGAAAAATATATGAAGTCGAAGCAGTTCTTCATGAGAAGGAAAGCGCACTGTCTGAAGCCGATGTCCACACAAATTCTCTTCAGCAGAAGATTGATAACTTTGAAAGTTATTGCGGGTCACTGTCCACAGACCTAAAAGAATCAAGAAGAAGAATATCTGAGCTTGAATCCTCTCTGCATACAGTAATTCAAGACAAGGAGACTCTTTCAAGTAGCTTGGTGACGTTGACTTCTGATCGTGACATAGCCTTGCACACAGTGGAGCAATATGAGCTTGAGCTGGACAGCTTAAGGAAAGAAGTTGTCGTTTTGCAGGGGAATTTAGCAAAGAACCTTAGAAATGAGGATCAGCTTAACCAGATTGAAAGTGACTTGAAGAGATTACAGAGCTTAATTCTTGATGTGCTTCAGGATTTTGAAACTGAAGATGAGTCCTCTGGTGTCAGTAACATTCAAGTCTTGGAAAAAATGATCATAAAGCTTGTGAATCGTGATAGAGAAGTTGATGCAGAAGGTCAAGATCTTAAAGCAGGCGTTCAGGAGCGCACGTTGGAGCATGCTGCAAAATCATTAATGGTGACAGATATGGAGAATGAGGATCTCTATGGAAATGATGTCATGGATAAAGATGATTTGAAGTCTAGAAGCGGAGTCCATGAGGGGAAAAATGTAGCAGATCTGAGTCGAGAGCTTTCTGAGGCTTTGGATGAAATAGTAATGCttagagaggagagagatttgTACTTGCAGAAGAATCAATCTACGGTGACTGAACTGGAACAATTAGATAGGAGACAGAAGGAACTCCAGGAGCTTCTTAATCAGGAAGAGCAGAAGTCAGCCTCTCTTCGTGAGAAGCTAAATCTTGCGGTTAGAAAAGGCAAGTCACTCGTCCAACAAAGAGACGGTCTAAAGCAGAACATTGAAGAGATGAGTACCGAAATTAATCGATTGAAATCTATGATGAACGGCCATGAATCTTCTCTCGTGGAGTCTGGTCAGAAAATAAGGGACTTGTGTCTCCAGATAGAAGCATACAAAGCATTTGAAGCTGAGAACTTATCCTTGAAAAATCGCCTGATAGAAGTTGAGCAACAGTTACAGCAAAACAGCCATACATTGAGCATACTGCTTAGCAGACTAGGTGAGATCAACACCGGTGAAGGAACTAATGCTCATGATCCACTGCAGAAGTTAGAAGGAATTGTAAATATGTTATCTGATCTACAACACTCTGCCGCATCTTTTGAGCTCGAGGCAAAGAAATCCAAAAAGTCCGCAGAGCTTCTGTTGGCTGAGTTAAATGAAGTTCAGGAAAGGAATGATGGTCTGCAAGAAGAACTGGAAATAGCCCAGAATGAGATCTCAAAACTCTCCAAGGAAAAGGATCTTGTGAATTCAGCCAAAATTGAAGCTCTTTCTCATGTAAGCAAATTAtctggagagagagagaatcaACTTGCTGAACTGGAGAGGTTAAAATCCAGTGTGCATGAAGTGAAAAAAGTCTTTTTTGATATATCTACTGTCAGTGAAGACATGTTCGCAAAGGATTTAGAGCTTCTGCATGATGTGAAGGCACATATGGAGTCTCGCTTGGAAATTGGCTCAGATCCGGTATCTGCAAAAGATCATGGTGGCCTGGGCTCTGTTAATTCCAGATTCAAG GATTTCTGGTCAAGAACTTCATGGGGCAATAAGATCCCTGATCCTATAGATGAGAGTGCTGACGTTGAAGTCTGTAAGGTTATTGAACAGCATCTTCAGCAGCTTAAAGAAACGATTACTGATTTTAAGGAGAGAATACACAGTCATTCAATGTCATTGAGAACGGAGGCTGAGTGGTTATCGACTGCTGTTGGCACCATGCGAAACGAAGTTGCTTCTCAAAGGAGCTCCTTGGAATCTATCAAGGATGACAATATCCATTTGGAATCAGTCGGGAAAGAAAAAGACATCGAGGGAGTTGTATTGCGTAGAAGTATATCTCTTCTTTATGAAACATGCATTAGCTCCATTTTGGAGATTGAAAATAAAAAGGCACAACTGGTTGGAAAGAATATTTGTGTTGAGGATCTGAGAATCAACTTGCCTGCTTTACCTACAGCTGACGGCATGAACTTTAGTGGGGTTGTTCTCTCGTCTTCTGAGGAATCTGTAAAATCTCTAGCTGATAAGCTATTGGTGGCTGTACGAGATTTTGTTGATATCGGAATAAAGGGCGTTGAAGGGCAAAGCAAAGAGATGAAAACTACAATATCAGATTTGCAGCAGGAGCTTCAAGAAAAGGATATCCAAAGGGAACGAATATGCAGGGAGCTTGTTAGCCAAATCAAGGAAGCTGAATCTACTGCAGCAAATTGTTCTCGTGATCTTCAATCAATGACGAATTATACTCATGATTTGGAGAACAAGCTGAAAGCACTAGGCAGAGACAGGACTTTGTTGGAACAAAGGGTTGCTGAATTACAGGAGGAATGTCTCAATTCGGCTGAGTTAGGGGAAAAGGTTAAGTCATTGTCTGCTGTGGTAGATGCTAAAGAACAAG AAATTGAAGCTCTGATGCAAGCACTAGAGGAGGAGGAGAATCAGATGGAATCCGTGAGAAGTGAGATTGAAGAGCTGGAAAAAACAGTGCGGCAGAAGAATATAGATTTGGAGAATGTAGAGGCTTCTCGTGCTAAGGCCCTTAAGAAGCTCTCTGTTACTGTGAGCAAGTTTGATGAGCTGCACCATATGTCCGAAGGTCTTCTCTCTGAAATTGAAAATCTTCAAACACAGTTGCAAGACCGAGATGCAGAAATTTCCTTCTTAAGGCAAGAGGTCACTAGATGCACTAATGATGTCTTAGAAGCGACAAAGATGGAAAAAGAACGATTTTCTGGTGAACTTAATGATTTTTTGACTTGGTTGGATACAAACTTCTCTTGTGTTCTGAAACGTGACGCCCATGCTGTTGATGGGAATGTCAGTCATCATCCTGAATACAAGGAGCAAGTTCAGAGAGACATAACATCCATAATATCCGAACTGGAAGACTTGCGGCTTGCAGCACAAAGTAAGGATACACTTCTACAAGCAGAACGGAATAAGATGGAAGAGTTATTACACAGAAAAGAGGCTATTGAAGCATCGCTACATGAGAAGGAGCTATATATAAATTCCCTCCAGGGTGTTGGGGTCTCTGGATTAGGAACCTCTGAAATCGTCGAGGTTGAACCAGTG TTGAACAAATGGACACCACCAGTTCCTTCTTCTCAAGTCCGGAGTTTACGCAAAGTGAACAATGACCAAGTGTCTATTGCTATTGATACAGATGCTGGAAGTTCTGGTAGAATCGAGGATGAAGAAGATGATAAAG TCCATGGCTTCAAATCACTTACAACATCGAGGTTTGTCCCAAGATTCACAAGGCCTGTCAGTGATATGATTGATGGTCTATG GGTTTCTTGTGACCGAGCACTAATGCGGCAACCTGCTTTTCGCCTCGGCATCATGATTTATTGGGCTGTATTGCATGCATTTCTAGCCTCATTCATAGTTTGA